In Silene latifolia isolate original U9 population chromosome 3, ASM4854445v1, whole genome shotgun sequence, a single window of DNA contains:
- the LOC141649772 gene encoding uncharacterized protein LOC141649772: protein MDNIAARVRGESSSCYFCTSSSESSLHLFRDCNVAKWVWSSLNLDGAEEGDMVEGAEEVREWVEGIWQAGDARDMEKYMVGCWAIWEHRNKVAFDGVAIEPERIVGRVKDIASELESGGEGRQGCRRDRRGRTEERGNDGWKPATNGFVKINVDAGIKEGEGVSSGVVCRDDRGGVLWGMTIARNEEWDPRFAEAAAVYDGLLEAQLRGHRDVVIESDCIQVIEALQAQRNGRSLFLLLIEDILLLSNSFNSVIWSYTGRVNNSVAHALAHIFPRVVGKTIWSTVLPPVADSAAAYDLSLI, encoded by the coding sequence ATGGACAATATTGCAGCTCGAGTAAGAGGTGAGTCTTCTTCTTGTTATTTTTGcacttcttcttctgaatcgtcCTTACATTTATTTAGAGATTGCAATGTCGCTAAGTGGGTATGGAGCTCTCTCAATTTGGATGGGGCAGAGGAGGGGGATATGGTTGAGGGAGCAGAAGAGGTTCGAGAATGGGTAGAGGGGATTTGGCAAGCTGGAGATGCGCGGGACATGGAGAAGTATATGGTTGGATGTTGGGCCATATGGGAACATAGAAATAAGGTTGCTTTTGACGGGGTTGCGATAGAGCCGGAGAGAATAGTGGGCCGTGTGAAGGACATTGCATCGGAATTGGAATCTGGGGGTGAGGGGAGACAAGGCTGCCGAAGGGATAGGAGAGGGAGGACGGAGGAAAGGGGGAACGACGGATGGAAGCCGGCGACgaatggttttgtcaagattaatgTGGATGCGGGCATAAAGGAAGGAGAAGGAGTTAGCTCGGGAGTGGTTTGTCGAGATGACAGAGGAGGGGTGTTATGGGGCATGACGATAGCACGGAATGAGGAGTGGGACCCTCGATTTGCTGAAGCGGCTGCGGTGTATGATGGGTTGCTGGAAGCACAGCTACGTGGCCATCGAGATGTCGTGATAGAGAGTGACTGCATTCAGGTGATTGAAGCGCTGCAAGCACAACGGAACGGGAGGAGTTTGTTTTTATTACTTATTgaagacattttattgctttccaATAGCTTTAATTCTGTAATTTGGTCGTATACGGGTCGTGTTAACAACTCGGTAGCTCATGCTTTAGCTCATATCTTTCCTAGGGTAGTTGGTAAAACGATTTGGTCGACTGTATTACCTCCTGTTGCGGACTCTGCGGCGGCTTATGATTTATCGTTAATATAA